A stretch of the Papaver somniferum cultivar HN1 chromosome 6, ASM357369v1, whole genome shotgun sequence genome encodes the following:
- the LOC113286486 gene encoding uncharacterized protein LOC113286486: protein MQLLNPLDKMHEYSWVTAVVSFLNNELIKGSRALTAQVNGNICLFQVWIYEHFSSLVKANSYIKVDANVAVDKPITQRYNFKGTQDKEMPQNLIKLRIAIDKFTAEEVIFDPYRDARNQGLIQRRDEVALYYGPLLLTTTGYSMYDPHRVMRLFGYIQEEPHIDEDKSFFTVSRDDCTTSQKIINVSYALSPAQEHRDGRRGRNIDVTLLDEVTTGHEASEKYMTWYLGWARPTVIR from the exons ATGCAACTATTGAATCCTTTAGATAAGATGCATGAGTATTCTTGGGTTACTGCGGTGGTctccttcttgaacaatgagttgataAAGGGTTCTAGGGCACTCACTGCGCAAGTTAACGGAAAcatatgtctcttccag gtttggatatatgagcacttctcTTCTTTGGTGAAAGCAAACTCCTACATCAAAGTGGATGCGAATGTTGCGGTTGATAAGCCAATAACGCAAAGGTACAATTTTAAGGGTACTCAGGATAAGGAAATGCCGCAAAATCTTATCAAACTCCGAATCGCCATCGACAAATTTACTGCGGAGGAGGTGatatttgatccgtatcgagatgctagaaatcagggtttaatccaaaggagagatgaagTTGCATTATACTATGGACCCTTATTGTTGACCACCACtggatattcaatgtacgatccacatcgggtaatgcgactATTTGGTTACATCCAAGAAGAACCTCATATCGATGAAGATAAGTCGTTCTTTACTGTGTCAAGGGATGACTGCACCACGTCCCAAAAAATTATTAACGTCTCTTACGCTCTATCGCCAGCTCAAGAACATCGGGACGGTAGACGTGGCCGTAACATCGATGTGactcttttggacgaggtgaccaccGGTCATGAAGCTAGTGAGAAATACATGACatggtacttgggttgggctcgtcctactgtgattaggtaA
- the LOC113290271 gene encoding uncharacterized protein LOC113290271 isoform X1: MAPRAVVTDVHYTVVDIKRQRVRCNYCGKEIAGRPRLKEHLGGIGIDVLHCLKVPEDVKVQMKKDVMERRNTKFLKSLESRGLPKTKYGSNDDSHKQKGNHVSSQPSLSRKRNQCTIIESGLKKKDEMARSLINPEQSNALSTRKIEKEAEDNSSKQIQRCIGRFFFEKGIDFSAANSPTFQKMIRAFVGRGSAVYKVPNCNDLKGWILQEELRAVQEYVREVVHSWGSTGCSILLDGWMDGKGRNFIHFVVDSPRGPIFMKSADVSDIIGDVVAMITLLSGVIEEVGVQNVVQIISYTTLGSLNAVGKRLTEKYRTISWTVCAAQCIGLILENIGMLDPWRGVLDMAKDITKFIYTHETVLKLMKKHTSGVELVSCRRIRSLTPFLILERIESQKNNLKIMFSSLEWKSSALASTADGTHVTDLVTGVSSFWTEAQMLLKGSLPLIRALHLISGGDSKPQLGYIYARMDQVKEAIKENYKDQKIKYQPFWTVFDGIWNNQLRSPIHSAAFFLNPSLFYSKDFNEDDEMKDGLTDCIERMVEDKRARYLILLQLDEYIVSRGSFGSGDAIDQRTMLSPEKWWYLYGGECPELQNFAIRILSQTCTGALRYGLRRSLSEQLHMNGRNCTEQKQLTDLTFVHHNLRLQNPVSISSTDYRGIFLEEMDPMDERVGGDEKESTGMEFQKMYLRSHFRGCHSLAYLVLFSACASMGIKMFRGIRKVLQELMLSALLWTSWKEREMI, encoded by the exons ATGGCTCCGCGCGCAGTGGTTACAGACGTACACTATACTGTTGTTGATATAAAAAGACAGCGAGTTAGGTGCAATTACTGTGGGAAGGAGATAGCTGGTCGTCCTCGTCTTAAGGAACACTTGGGAGGAATAGGTATAGATGTATTACATTGTCTCAAAGTTCCAGAGGATGTGAAGGTACAAATGAAAAAGGACGTAATGGAAAGAAGGAACACCAAATTTCTTAAATCTCTCGAATCGCGTGGTCTACCGAAGACGAAGTACGGGTCCAACGACGACTCCCATAAGCAAAAAGGCAACCATGTTTCCAGTCAACCCAGTTTGTCAAGGAAGAGAAACCAGTGCACTATAATTGAGTCTGGATTAAAAAAGAAAGATGAGATGGCACGGAGTTTGATTAACCCCGAACAATCAAATGCACTCAGCACAAGGAAGATTGAAAAAGAAGCTGAAGATAACTCATCCAAGCAAATCCAAAGGTGTATTGGCAGATTCTTTTTCGAAAAGGGTATAGACTTTAGTGCTGCAAACTCCCCTACATTCCAGAAAATGATACGTGCTTTTGTTGGACGTGGATCCGCGGTGTATAAGGTGCCTAACTGTAATGACCTCAAGGGGTGGATTCTGCAAGAAGAACTGAGAGCAGTGCAAGAGTATGTGCGAGAAGTTGTGCATTCATGGGGAAGCACTGGATGTAGTATATTGCTGGATGGGTGGATGGATGGGAAAGGGAGAAATTTCATTCATTTTGTGGTTGATAGCCCACGGGGTCCCATATTTATGAAGTCTGCTGACGTGTCAGATATTATAGGAGATGTGGTAGCCATGATCACATTGTTAAGTGGAGTTATTGAGGAGGTCGGGGTACAGAATGTTGTTCAAATAATCTCATATACTACTCTTGGTTCACTGAACGCAGTGGGCAAAAGGTTGACGGAAAAATACAGGACTATATCTTGGACTGTTTGTGCCGCTCAATGCATAGGCCTCATCTTGGAGAATATAGGAATGCTGGATCCTTGGAGAGGTGTACTTGATATGGCAAAGGATATTACAAAGTTCATTTACACTCATGAGACAGTTTTGAAGCTTATGAAgaaacatacttctggggtggaGCTAGTCAGTTGTAGGAGGATTAGGTCACTGACGCCGTTTCTAATACTGGAGAGGATTGAGTCTCAAAAGAATAATTTGAAGATCATGTTTAGTTCGTTAGAATGGAAGAGCTCAGCCCTAGCTTCAACAGCTGATGGAACGCATGTGACTGATTTAGTCACTGGAGTGTCGTCTTTCTGGACTGAAGCCCAGATGCTTTTGAAGGGAAGTCTTCCACTCATACGTGCTCTGCATCTAATTAGTGGAGGAGATAGTAAACCCCAGTTGGGATACATATATGCAAGAATGGACCAAGTAAAGGAGGCCATAAAAGAGAATTATAAAGACCAGAAAATCAAATATCAGCCTTTCTGGACAGTATTTGATGGGATCTGGAATAACCAACTCCGTAGCCCTATCCATTCTGCTGCCTTCTTTTTAAATCCGAGTCTCTTTTACTCTAAAGATTTCAATGAAGATGATGAGATGAAGGACGGGCTTACAGACTGCATCGAGCGAATGGTAGAGGATAAACGTGCTCGATATTTAATATTATTACAGTTGGATGAGTATATAGTGTCTCGTGGTTCTTTTGGCAGCGGAGATGCTATTGATCAAAGAACGATGCTTTCTCCAG AGAAGTGGTGGTACTTGTATGGAGGTGAATGCCCTGAACTGCAAAATTTTGCTATAAGAATTTTAAGTCAGACGTGTACTGGTGCCTTAAGATATGGTCTGAGAAGGAGTCTATCTGAGCAACTACATATGAATGGAAGGAACTGTACAGAGCAAAAACAGTTGACAGACCTCACATTTGTACATCATAATCTTCGGTTGCAAAATCCTGTATCTATTTCAAGCACAGATTACAGAGGTATATTTCTTGAAGAGATGGATCCAATGGATGAACGGGTTGGAGGAGACGAGAAAGAGTCAACAG GAATGGAATTTCAAAAAATGTATCTAAGGAGTCACTTCAGGGGATGCCACTCCTTGGCCTACCTTGTTCTATTTTCAGCTTGTGCTTCAATGGGCATCAAGATGTTTCGTGGTATTCGAAAGGTTTTGCAGGAGTTGATGCTATCTGCCTTGCTTTGGACATCGTGGAAGGAGAGAGAAATGATCTAA
- the LOC113290271 gene encoding uncharacterized protein LOC113290271 isoform X2, with product MAPRAVVTDVHYTVVDIKRQRVRCNYCGKEIAGRPRLKEHLGGIGIDVLHCLKVPEDVKVQMKKDVMERRNTKFLKSLESRGLPKTKYGSNDDSHKQKGNHVSSQPSLSRKRNQCTIIESGLKKKDEMARSLINPEQSNALSTRKIEKEAEDNSSKQIQRCIGRFFFEKGIDFSAANSPTFQKMIRAFVGRGSAVYKVPNCNDLKGWILQEELRAVQEYVREVVHSWGSTGCSILLDGWMDGKGRNFIHFVVDSPRGPIFMKSADVSDIIGDVVAMITLLSGVIEEVGVQNVVQIISYTTLGSLNAVGKRLTEKYRTISWTVCAAQCIGLILENIGMLDPWRGVLDMAKDITKFIYTHETVLKLMKKHTSGVELVSCRRIRSLTPFLILERIESQKNNLKIMFSSLEWKSSALASTADGTHVTDLVTGVSSFWTEAQMLLKGSLPLIRALHLISGGDSKPQLGYIYARMDQVKEAIKENYKDQKIKYQPFWTVFDGIWNNQLRSPIHSAAFFLNPSLFYSKDFNEDDEMKDGLTDCIERMVEDKRARYLILLQLDEYIVSRGSFGSGDAIDQRTMLSPEKWWYLYGGECPELQNFAIRILSQTCTGALRYGLRRSLSEQLHMNGRNCTEQKQLTDLTFVHHNLRLQNPVSISSTDYRGIFLEEMDPMDERVGGDEKESTGAHDGA from the exons ATGGCTCCGCGCGCAGTGGTTACAGACGTACACTATACTGTTGTTGATATAAAAAGACAGCGAGTTAGGTGCAATTACTGTGGGAAGGAGATAGCTGGTCGTCCTCGTCTTAAGGAACACTTGGGAGGAATAGGTATAGATGTATTACATTGTCTCAAAGTTCCAGAGGATGTGAAGGTACAAATGAAAAAGGACGTAATGGAAAGAAGGAACACCAAATTTCTTAAATCTCTCGAATCGCGTGGTCTACCGAAGACGAAGTACGGGTCCAACGACGACTCCCATAAGCAAAAAGGCAACCATGTTTCCAGTCAACCCAGTTTGTCAAGGAAGAGAAACCAGTGCACTATAATTGAGTCTGGATTAAAAAAGAAAGATGAGATGGCACGGAGTTTGATTAACCCCGAACAATCAAATGCACTCAGCACAAGGAAGATTGAAAAAGAAGCTGAAGATAACTCATCCAAGCAAATCCAAAGGTGTATTGGCAGATTCTTTTTCGAAAAGGGTATAGACTTTAGTGCTGCAAACTCCCCTACATTCCAGAAAATGATACGTGCTTTTGTTGGACGTGGATCCGCGGTGTATAAGGTGCCTAACTGTAATGACCTCAAGGGGTGGATTCTGCAAGAAGAACTGAGAGCAGTGCAAGAGTATGTGCGAGAAGTTGTGCATTCATGGGGAAGCACTGGATGTAGTATATTGCTGGATGGGTGGATGGATGGGAAAGGGAGAAATTTCATTCATTTTGTGGTTGATAGCCCACGGGGTCCCATATTTATGAAGTCTGCTGACGTGTCAGATATTATAGGAGATGTGGTAGCCATGATCACATTGTTAAGTGGAGTTATTGAGGAGGTCGGGGTACAGAATGTTGTTCAAATAATCTCATATACTACTCTTGGTTCACTGAACGCAGTGGGCAAAAGGTTGACGGAAAAATACAGGACTATATCTTGGACTGTTTGTGCCGCTCAATGCATAGGCCTCATCTTGGAGAATATAGGAATGCTGGATCCTTGGAGAGGTGTACTTGATATGGCAAAGGATATTACAAAGTTCATTTACACTCATGAGACAGTTTTGAAGCTTATGAAgaaacatacttctggggtggaGCTAGTCAGTTGTAGGAGGATTAGGTCACTGACGCCGTTTCTAATACTGGAGAGGATTGAGTCTCAAAAGAATAATTTGAAGATCATGTTTAGTTCGTTAGAATGGAAGAGCTCAGCCCTAGCTTCAACAGCTGATGGAACGCATGTGACTGATTTAGTCACTGGAGTGTCGTCTTTCTGGACTGAAGCCCAGATGCTTTTGAAGGGAAGTCTTCCACTCATACGTGCTCTGCATCTAATTAGTGGAGGAGATAGTAAACCCCAGTTGGGATACATATATGCAAGAATGGACCAAGTAAAGGAGGCCATAAAAGAGAATTATAAAGACCAGAAAATCAAATATCAGCCTTTCTGGACAGTATTTGATGGGATCTGGAATAACCAACTCCGTAGCCCTATCCATTCTGCTGCCTTCTTTTTAAATCCGAGTCTCTTTTACTCTAAAGATTTCAATGAAGATGATGAGATGAAGGACGGGCTTACAGACTGCATCGAGCGAATGGTAGAGGATAAACGTGCTCGATATTTAATATTATTACAGTTGGATGAGTATATAGTGTCTCGTGGTTCTTTTGGCAGCGGAGATGCTATTGATCAAAGAACGATGCTTTCTCCAG AGAAGTGGTGGTACTTGTATGGAGGTGAATGCCCTGAACTGCAAAATTTTGCTATAAGAATTTTAAGTCAGACGTGTACTGGTGCCTTAAGATATGGTCTGAGAAGGAGTCTATCTGAGCAACTACATATGAATGGAAGGAACTGTACAGAGCAAAAACAGTTGACAGACCTCACATTTGTACATCATAATCTTCGGTTGCAAAATCCTGTATCTATTTCAAGCACAGATTACAGAGGTATATTTCTTGAAGAGATGGATCCAATGGATGAACGGGTTGGAGGAGACGAGAAAGAGTCAACAGGTGCACATGATGGTGCTTAG